One genomic segment of Kordiimonas sp. SCSIO 12603 includes these proteins:
- a CDS encoding DUF1153 domain-containing protein — translation MQSDNQQKQNQVIGPLGRPLTLDDLPNTNTKRWVIRRKAEVVAAVQGGLLTLEDACKRYSLSVEEFLSWQQAINQNGLAGLRTTRIQKYRSQEVDNR, via the coding sequence ATGCAATCTGATAATCAGCAAAAGCAAAATCAGGTTATTGGACCACTGGGTCGCCCTTTGACTCTGGATGATTTGCCAAACACAAATACCAAAAGATGGGTTATCAGACGTAAGGCAGAAGTAGTTGCCGCTGTCCAAGGTGGTTTGCTCACGCTCGAAGACGCATGTAAACGTTATTCATTGTCTGTCGAAGAATTCTTATCCTGGCAACAGGCAATCAATCAAAATGGCCTCGCGGGCCTCAGAACTACCCGTATTCAGAAATACCGTAGTCAAGAAGTTGATAATCGTTAA
- a CDS encoding flagellar hook protein FlgE — protein sequence MAFTALAAGVSGLQAFTEGVGVIADNITNVNTIGYKETRSRFSTLVTETASLSSYSPGGVRAFSETLVSRQGLLQPSASATDLSVDGAGFFVVRDGTGAQDTDGEVLYTRAGAFTQDSEGFLQNTAGLYLLGWPVDSQGNITNNQQDPAELRPINLSALNSFGAPTQNVSFRANLQNTTAPTPTSTYDPATSSATTGVGSLAAGNVTASFETNIQIFDSQGREHTVVLAAVKDATTPNQWNYELYFDDAAQLDSATHTDGLIGSGSLRFNPNGSIDLDNTTLNNAGGTAVDLSNNEALTFEYAAGGPDNVEVADGAIRFDFGTNDGTDGFSQFDNESTLISSAVDGANFQNVNGVSIGQDGTVTALFDNGLELTIFQLPVATFSNADGLTRRQGNAFGLSDLSGIATFQQAGQGGAGKIAPNSLEQSTVDLANEFSELIKVQRAFSASTRIITTSDEILEELTRI from the coding sequence ATGGCATTCACAGCTTTGGCCGCAGGCGTTTCCGGCCTGCAAGCCTTCACAGAAGGCGTTGGTGTTATTGCCGATAACATCACAAACGTTAATACAATCGGCTACAAAGAAACACGTTCACGTTTTTCTACACTAGTAACTGAAACTGCGTCACTATCATCATATTCACCAGGTGGTGTACGCGCATTCTCTGAAACACTTGTTTCTCGTCAGGGTCTGCTACAGCCTTCAGCATCTGCAACTGATCTATCGGTGGACGGTGCGGGCTTTTTCGTGGTTCGTGATGGTACTGGCGCACAAGATACAGACGGCGAAGTTCTATACACGCGAGCTGGTGCGTTTACACAGGATTCCGAAGGTTTCCTTCAGAACACAGCGGGTCTTTATCTTCTTGGTTGGCCTGTAGATTCCCAAGGGAACATTACAAACAACCAGCAGGATCCTGCTGAACTTCGTCCGATTAACCTGAGCGCGCTAAACAGCTTTGGTGCTCCAACTCAGAATGTATCTTTCCGGGCTAACTTACAGAATACAACAGCACCGACACCAACCTCTACGTATGATCCTGCGACTTCAAGCGCAACGACAGGTGTAGGCTCACTAGCGGCAGGCAACGTTACAGCGTCGTTTGAAACAAATATTCAGATTTTTGATAGTCAGGGCCGAGAACACACAGTTGTGCTTGCAGCGGTGAAAGATGCAACTACGCCAAACCAGTGGAACTACGAGCTCTATTTTGATGATGCAGCACAATTGGACAGTGCAACTCATACCGATGGTCTGATTGGTAGCGGTAGCTTACGCTTCAACCCCAATGGTTCTATCGATCTCGACAATACCACATTGAATAATGCGGGTGGTACGGCTGTAGATTTATCAAACAACGAAGCTCTTACTTTTGAATATGCTGCAGGCGGTCCGGACAACGTGGAAGTTGCAGACGGCGCTATCCGCTTTGATTTTGGTACAAACGATGGCACAGACGGTTTCTCGCAATTTGATAACGAATCTACACTGATTAGTTCTGCTGTAGATGGCGCGAACTTCCAGAACGTTAATGGTGTATCAATCGGCCAGGATGGTACGGTAACTGCACTTTTCGATAACGGTCTTGAATTGACAATCTTCCAATTGCCTGTTGCAACATTCTCCAACGCGGATGGGCTTACCCGCCGCCAAGGTAATGCATTTGGTCTTTCTGATCTTTCAGGTATTGCGACATTCCAGCAGGCTGGACAAGGTGGCGCGGGTAAAATTGCTCCGAACTCCCTTGAGCAGTCAACCGTTGATCTGGCGAATGAATTTTCAGAGCTGATTAAAGTTCAACGAGCTTTCTCAGCCTCAACTCGGATTATCACTACGTCCGATGAAATCCTTGAAGAACTGACCCGAATCTAA